A part of Lactobacillus sp. ESL0700 genomic DNA contains:
- a CDS encoding CsbD family protein: MANKGFKDKIAGKAKEVEGKAQQAAGDVKDKAAKAADDAKDKFDDVKDKIKK, translated from the coding sequence ATGGCTAACAAAGGTTTTAAAGATAAAATTGCTGGCAAAGCAAAAGAGGTTGAGGGCAAAGCTCAACAAGCCGCTGGTGATGTTAAGGATAAGGCAGCTAAGGCTGCAGATGATGCCAAAGATAAGTTCGATGACGTCAAGGACAAGATTAAAAAATAA